AAAGAGACTTAGTTTCTTGGAATGCAATCATCTCTGGACATGCCCAGAACGGAGATTTGGGCAATGccttatttttgtttaaagaaATGAAGTTCAAAACCGCGCATGGAGTTGATTCATTGACGGCTGTTTCCCTTTTACAAGCTTGTTCAGCCTCTGGTGCTCTCCGGGTAGGGAGACTGATCCATTGTGTTGTAATCCGAAGCTTTATCAGGACCTGTACCTTGGTTGATACCGCTCTAGTTGATATGTATTTGAAATGTGGCTACTTAGAAGCTGCGAGGAGGTGTTTTTATTTGATCTCGCGGAAAGATTGTGTTGCTTGGGGCACACTCATTGCAGGCTATGGTTTTCATGGCAAAGGGGAGACTGCTATGGAAGTCTACTCAGAGTTTCTCCGATCTGGAATGGAGCCTAACCATTTGATATTTCTAGCGGTTCTCTCATCTTGCAGCCATAACGGAATGGTTCAGCATGGCTTGGAGACATTCTATTCAATGGTTAGAGACTTTGGTGTTGAACCGAGTCACGAACACCTCGCTTGCGTGGTTGATCTGCTATGCCGAGCCAAAAGGGTAGAAGAGGCTTTCAAGTTCTACAAAGAGAATTTTACAaagccatcgatcgatgtcttgGGTATAATACTTGATGCTTGTCGTGCAAATGGAGAAACAGAGGTGGAAGATGTAGTTTGTCGGGATATGATTGATTTGAAGCCGGTAGACGCTGGGCATTACGTCAGGCTTGCACATTCTTTTGCCGCGATGAGGAGATGGGAGGATGTGAGTGAGTCGTGGAAGCAGATGAAGTCTCTCGGCTTGAAAAAGCTCCCCGGATGGAGCAAAATCGAGATGAATGGGAGAACCACAACGTTCTTCATGAGTCATAGTTCGCATTCAGATGAGACTGCGTCTGTGTTGAAGCTTCTTAGCAAGGAaatgaaacaaatcaaataatgCAACTGTAATTACGTACATATCCTTTATAGTTGCTAAAAATAGGATCAAGTAAGTTAGGAAGGATCCAATACTTGGGGGAGATTTGAAGATCTGTTACTGGAGACTCTTTCTCAGATTCAAACCAAAGTTAAGGTTTGCATAGAGATAGAAACAGAGAGATGCCCAGAAGGCAGAAGAAGACGGCTAAGGTGGTTACAGGGGTGATGGCACTGTGCATGGTTGCGTACATCGCAGGACCGTCTCTGTATTGGCATCTTAACGAGACCATTTCAGAGTCTCTCCACTCCTCTTGTCCTCCTTGTGTCTGTGACTGTTCTTCTCAGCCTCTCCTCTACATCCCAGATGGTAATCATCATTatccttctcttttttttctttttgcgaAAATCGATTATTAATGTGTTTGATTCATTGTTTCTTCTACAGGATTGAGCAATCATAGCTTCTTGGGTGAGTGTTTTCTGGCAATGCCTTTTCATATAGAGCTAGTAAGAGGGCCAGAAACTAATGTTGGTTTCTTATTTCATTGTTAAGATTGTATGAGACGGGAGGAAGGGAGTGAAGAGAACGAGAGTAGTTTCACAGAAATGGTGGCTGAAGAGCTGAAGCTGAGAGAAGCGCAAGCTCAAGAAGACGAGTGGCGCGCGGACAGGTTGCTGCTAGATGCTAAGAAAGCGGCGTCTCAGTATCAGAAAGAGGCTGATAAGTGCAGCATGGGGATGGAGACTTGTGAGCAAGCAAGAGAGAAATCAGAGGCGACACTAGACGAGCAGAGGAGACTGTCTTACATGTGGGAGCTTCGAGCTCGGCAAAACGGATGGAAAGAAGGACCTAACGTTGTTTCCTCTGATGTTATCTAACAATCGGTGAAATCTTTTTTATTGTTTCAATATTTCTGAAACTCTTTGACAGATTTTTTAAATTAGCACGAGGGGAAAATGTTGTCCATTTGAAATGGTCAGGATGCCATCTGAAATTACAAAatgagttttctttttaaaccCTCTAACGCATTAGTTAATGCGTTATAAATTATAActagtatttatttttcatgattAGTGTTATATTTTAGATGTGTTTTCGTATATTTAATTGTattcataatattattatggtaatataattaataatgtgatatattgttaaaataaaataattaattaaatcattaagatgaatgaaaataaggaaataaatgatgtaatatatatgttgaaaataaGGTTTTCTATAAGtgaaattactaaaatgacactatgttttttttttattgatatccatgttttcaaacaattatCACTTATACTGTTATTTATATTtccaaataatattaaaatatactttacttttaataatatagattatgcAATACAAATGGTCAGAGAAACCATTTGAAATAAATAGGTTAGTGCAAAACAAGCAAACATAAAATTGAATGatgaacaaagagagaaaaagggaCAGTTTACTCTCTCAGCCCAGTCATTATTCATCTAGGTAAAACACTAACAAGTCTCATGAATTTAGCAAGTAACGTCACGTATCATTTACTTTTattgtttctatatttttgtaCAGAGATAGAAACAAAGAGATGACAAGAATTGTTAttgaagatgaagaaaacattttGTTTAACATGTCGTCGctacaattatataaaaatgttgtTTACTGTTCAAATATTACGATTCAGATTAGTGTTTGATGAGGTGTCagttttataaatgatatttccAGAGAGGTTCTGATGTAGTTTGTGATGTACATCAGAAGCTAAGCTGTGTCAAGACGTATGGCAGAACATCGAgtggaaaaaaaattttacaagGAGATTGTCTAAAGTGATTGCGTGTGTAAGTGGAGATCGGAAAAGGAAAGAGAATGGAGGTGATTGGTTGGGCTGTAGAAAGAgactttagctttaattttcATCTACAACCTTAAATactaccaatcatgctttatcttagtttttaaagctacaaccaaaaaactaaaactacagcaaaaacatacaaaaaatggttgtaaaaatattattttctaaagccCCATCTTTTTAGTTGTAGAAAATTAAAGCTACATCCCTTAAAGCTAAATCAAAAAATTCTACAGACTAAATtctaaagtaatttttttacaattacagcccaaccaatcatccccaaTATCTTGTTGAAGACAAATGACATTTTCCATTAAGCAAAGAGGCTTTGCTTGGAGAAGAAGTGTTACTTGGAGAGGAATaagaaattttcttatatgggAATGAAAGTTCATTAAGGTGCATTTAATAAACTTGGTGAGCAAGTCTACGGTTTATATATAAGGAGGGATGTGCCCTTATCAGAAGAAGAGCACCCAGAGATTAAAGTGAGAGAGAGTTTCATTAAGTGTTAAGTGTTGACCTATGGTCTGACGTAGTGTCCGATGGAGTCTGATGTGGACTTAGTTTGGTGGCGTTGGAGTTGGCGCTCTGTGTGGTGGAGTTAGCCATCGTGTGTAGCTCTTGTGAGCTTTGTGTGTGCTTGGGTGATCAAGCGTTTTGGTGTGTCCGTTGAGGTGTGGTGACCATGCGTTGGTGTGACGTGCTCGTTGGTATATGTGGTGTGCGTATGGTGTTGACATACTCGGTGATGTACTTGGTGAAGTACTCGGTGACGTACTTGGTGAAGTACTCGGTGACGTACTTGATGACGTGCTCGGTGACGTACTTGGTGAAGTACATGGTGATGTACCTTCAGAAACTTGGAGGTTGAAGCCTTGACTCAGGGAGAGTTTAGCAAAGATAGTTTCATTGAAGAGGGCTGGAAATATTGTTGATGTGTGAAGACAATGAGCTCTGGTACGGCCGGATGGGATCTATACTTGCGTGCTTGATTCCTAATCTTCATAGATATCTATCTAGAAAAGAGTGTGTCAGGAGGTTTGTGTCTGATGTATACGTTAGCAAataatgatatatttgcattcTTGTTCCAGTGATCAATGAAATTTGGACGAGGTCCCGGAGATGTAGGAAACGAACCTCGTTAACAAATTCAGTCTGTCGTTTACTTTCTTCTCTATATTTCTAATTCATCCGCACTTACAAGTTTTTGAACATTTGAAAAAACTGAAGTGTATGAGGTACTTGTGTTCTTATAATAGTTGATTAGGTGATAACCTGTGCACGTGCATGCACGGATAAAAATTTCATACAAAT
The nucleotide sequence above comes from Brassica napus cultivar Da-Ae chromosome A9, Da-Ae, whole genome shotgun sequence. Encoded proteins:
- the LOC106377000 gene encoding uncharacterized protein LOC106377000 encodes the protein MPRRQKKTAKVVTGVMALCMVAYIAGPSLYWHLNETISESLHSSCPPCVCDCSSQPLLYIPDGLSNHSFLDCMRREEGSEENESSFTEMVAEELKLREAQAQEDEWRADRLLLDAKKAASQYQKEADKCSMGMETCEQAREKSEATLDEQRRLSYMWELRARQNGWKEGPNVVSSDVI